Proteins from a genomic interval of Desulfobacterales bacterium:
- the ssb gene encoding single-stranded DNA-binding protein, with amino-acid sequence MNTLQFDGNLTRDPEITYTPGGLCVAKFTLANNYKKKDGTEETTFLDCTAFERRAEDMRILSKGSRIEIEGRIKQENWEGKDGTKKSKIVCYVSRLSVPVWIIKSEIEKAEWKPSQSSPPQQGGYNPANGANRTQTRQEPDYEDKNDYGEESVPF; translated from the coding sequence ATGAATACACTGCAATTTGATGGAAATTTGACACGCGATCCTGAAATCACATACACGCCAGGCGGTCTTTGTGTGGCGAAATTCACGTTGGCCAACAACTACAAAAAGAAGGACGGAACGGAGGAAACAACCTTTCTGGACTGCACTGCATTTGAGCGGCGAGCTGAGGATATGAGGATCCTATCAAAAGGATCAAGAATCGAGATTGAAGGCCGCATTAAGCAGGAAAACTGGGAAGGCAAAGACGGCACAAAAAAGAGTAAAATCGTCTGCTATGTTTCACGTTTGAGCGTGCCTGTCTGGATTATCAAAAGCGAGATCGAAAAGGCCGAATGGAAACCATCGCAATCATCGCCACCGCAGCAAGGTGGATACAATCCAGCCAATGGTGCAAACCGGACACAAACGCGACAAGAGCCAGATTACGAAGATAAAAACGACTATGGCGAAGAAAGCGTGCCGTTCTGA